From Pyrenophora tritici-repentis strain M4 chromosome 1, whole genome shotgun sequence, the proteins below share one genomic window:
- a CDS encoding Hydrophobin-2 multi-domain protein, protein MQFTITAVLAFAATAAFAAPLDERQVGLCSSGNPVCCATDVLNLANLDCAPPATTPTSINAFIDGCAAGGQQAKCCLLPILGQALICSDVNPTAA, encoded by the exons ATGCAGTTCACCATCACCGCCGTCCTCGCCTTCGCGGCCACCGCTGCCTTTGCTGCTCCCCTCGATGAGCGCCAGGTTGGTCTCTGCTCTTCCGGCAACCCCGTCTGCTGCGCTACCGATGTCCTGAACCTCGCCAACTTGGACTGCGCTCCTC CTGCCACCACCCCCACCAGCATCAACGCTTTCATCGACGGATGCGCTGCTGGGGGCCAGCAGGCCAAGTGCTGCCTCCTCCCCATCCTCGGCCAGGCTCTCATCTGCTCCGACGTCAACCCCACCGCTGCTTAA